In Lujinxingia sediminis, a single genomic region encodes these proteins:
- a CDS encoding serine/threonine-protein kinase — protein MTSHIRRAPAAPASQPQATLSYGQHFGPYVITGFAGSGATSYVYKARRRDRVEPVAIKVLHPHLVADATKRLKFYQEARIMMRMQHPNVARFHDIIEDGDTLAFVMEYIDGHTLEHWRALHSEQLDEATLGCVFVDVLRGLTAAHRQGVVHRDMKPANVMIAQIEGHYTAKIIDFGVARFMGEPLSESERTKIVGTAAYISPEEVVNPEEVCLASDIYSLGVMLYEAACGRRPFEGMEVRELMEAHARCAPDRPRQLNPGLSGGFEAVIMRTLEKRPDSRFGSAAEMIGAIEMALQGAYELEQAPMPGGEQEDAATAEWTRVATEVATQSRRRSVGAWLRRCVEAAISHLSSEPAHDDPAHFARRPADAVMPFR, from the coding sequence ATGACCAGCCATATCCGCCGCGCGCCCGCAGCGCCGGCTTCGCAGCCCCAGGCCACGCTTAGCTACGGTCAGCATTTTGGCCCCTACGTCATCACCGGCTTTGCCGGGAGCGGGGCTACGAGCTACGTCTACAAGGCGCGTCGCCGCGATCGCGTCGAGCCGGTGGCGATCAAGGTGCTGCATCCTCATCTCGTGGCGGATGCGACCAAGCGCCTGAAGTTCTACCAGGAAGCGCGCATTATGATGCGCATGCAACACCCCAACGTGGCGCGTTTTCATGACATCATCGAAGACGGCGACACGCTGGCGTTCGTTATGGAATACATCGACGGGCATACCCTGGAGCACTGGCGAGCTCTGCACAGTGAGCAGCTCGATGAGGCGACGCTGGGCTGTGTCTTTGTCGACGTGTTGCGGGGCCTGACCGCCGCCCACCGCCAGGGGGTGGTGCATCGCGATATGAAGCCGGCCAACGTCATGATCGCCCAGATCGAGGGGCACTACACCGCCAAGATCATCGATTTTGGGGTCGCTCGCTTTATGGGGGAGCCTCTCAGCGAGAGCGAGCGCACCAAGATCGTCGGCACCGCCGCCTACATCTCACCGGAAGAGGTGGTGAACCCGGAGGAGGTGTGCCTGGCCAGCGACATCTACAGCCTGGGGGTGATGCTCTACGAGGCGGCCTGTGGTCGGCGCCCCTTCGAGGGTATGGAGGTGCGCGAGTTGATGGAGGCGCATGCGCGTTGCGCGCCCGACCGTCCACGTCAACTCAATCCCGGACTCTCCGGCGGCTTTGAGGCGGTGATCATGCGCACGCTGGAAAAGCGCCCGGACTCGCGCTTTGGCTCGGCCGCCGAGATGATCGGTGCCATAGAGATGGCCCTGCAGGGGGCCTATGAGCTTGAGCAGGCACCGATGCCGGGTGGTGAGCAGGAAGATGCAGCCACCGCCGAATGGACGCGGGTGGCTACTGAGGTTGCAACGCAGAGCCGACGTCGCAGCGTGGGGGCGTGGCTGCGACGATGCGTTGAGGCGGCTATCTCGCATCTGAGCTCGGAGCCCGCCCACGACGACCCGGCGCACTTTGCGCGTCGGCCCGCAGACGCGGTCATGCCCTTTCGCTGA